From Chlamydia avium 10DC88:
TCCCCACACGCTGTAATCCCCCTTTTACGGCGTAAAGAACGAGAAAAAGCAAACCAAAAATAGTAAAGAGTTTAGGAAGATTCCAGCAATGAGATAAGCTGTCTGCAATGACAGAAAATTGATAGATTTCTACACCATAGATACAAAGGAGCACAGCTACGATACTGGGGATAATCCGCATTCCATAAGCTTTATCTAGAAAGTACATGGGGCCGCCTTGATAGACCCCATCCTTATCTATCTTGCGAAATTTGATTCCGAGATAGACTTCAGCATATTTGACTATAGAACCAAATATTCCTGCTATCCATACCCAAAATAAAGCCCCTGGGCCGCCAATGCAAACAGCAGTAGCAATTCCCACAACATTACCGATTCCTATATTTCCTCCTGCAGAGGCAAAAAATACTTTTAAGGGATGTACTCCTTTTCCTTCAGAAGTTGTATTAGAGAAACTCTGAGAGTATTGGCGAAACACCCTGCAGAATTGTAAAAATTGTGTAAATTGGGAAAAACGAGATTTCCACGAAAATCCTATACCGAGGCACAGAATCATGAGAAAAGCTATAGAAGACCAGAAGAAGTCATCAAGGGTGCTGAGTAAGGATAGGAAGGGATTCATAAACATTAAAGTTAAATAAATCAAGTATGTCAGAGAACACTACTATTATCTTTATTTTTCCTTTTGTTTAGTAGAACAAAAAGTTCCACAATGAAAATTAATGTTCCTAGAGAGATAAAAATGTCTGCGAAATTGAATACGGGGGAGAGCCACTCTTTATAGCCTATGGAGATAAAATCTACAACATGTCTGTAGAATAGGGTGTCTCCAAGGTTACCTATGGCTCCTGAACAGAGAAGAATAAGCGCACAGCGGAGAGCAGGGAAAATTTTTTTTTTAAGAAGAAGGTAGCCGAGCAGAACTATAATAATAGCTGCGCGCATAGCAAATAAAGAAACTTTATATTGAGAGA
This genomic window contains:
- the lspA gene encoding signal peptidase II, with the translated sequence MSNRSYPTLLMISFLVLIDWGTKLAVILQKKSNFVCYPLLCEYSWGKFFIWISPFYNEGAAFGLFSQYKVSLFAMRAAIIIVLLGYLLLKKKIFPALRCALILLCSGAIGNLGDTLFYRHVVDFISIGYKEWLSPVFNFADIFISLGTLIFIVELFVLLNKRKNKDNSSVL